One Methylomonas sp. LL1 DNA window includes the following coding sequences:
- the recG gene encoding ATP-dependent DNA helicase RecG, translating into MTRQAPHKLPVTALAGIGAQTAVRLQKLGIQTLQDLLFHLPQRYQDRTRTVPIACLLPGMIALVCGTVEFTDMMQRGRNSVVCRISDPSGMLSLRFFHFSVQQSQQLKPGTRLGCYGEIRQGYYGLEMIHPEYKVIADDITVTETTLTPVYPLTEGLTQSTLRKAVKQALALCLQDPESLNDWLPDSIRQTQGYPSLSEAVQTLHNPPPDITSETLQNGDLPALKRLAFEEFLAHHLALLLGKHQYKTWRAPVFILDIAAKRQFLANLPFQLTDAQQRVIAEIETDCGRHHPMLRLVQGDVGSGKTLVAAIAALAALSSGYQVALMAPTELLAEQHYRNFSQWFAHSDTRIVYLTGQLKGKARQTCLQALADGSAGLVIGTHALFQDSVNFHNLALVIIDEQHRFGVQQRLALRAKGQNRGLVPHQLVMTATPIPRTLAMLQYSDLDISVIDELPPGRKPVTTSVIPSERRDEVIARIEHWVAQHKQAYWVCTLIEESEQLQCEAAEKTASYLQQVLPNVRIGLVHGRMKAADKDQVMQAFKQGECDLLVATTVIEVGVDVANAGLMVIENPERLGLSQLHQLRGRVGRGSLESYCLLLYQSPLSLSGKQRLGILRESSDGFVIAEKDLELRGPGEIIGNRQTGQIQFKIADLSRDRELLDQVQTAAQLICRQHPQAIEPLVRRWTGGSLQNLDDLFATVYSP; encoded by the coding sequence ATGACTCGTCAGGCGCCTCATAAGCTGCCGGTCACGGCACTGGCCGGCATCGGCGCCCAAACGGCGGTCCGCCTGCAAAAACTGGGCATTCAAACCCTACAGGATTTGTTGTTCCACCTGCCCCAGCGTTATCAGGACAGGACTCGAACTGTCCCGATCGCCTGTTTGTTGCCCGGCATGATCGCGCTGGTGTGCGGCACGGTTGAATTTACCGACATGATGCAACGCGGCCGCAATAGCGTGGTCTGCCGCATCAGCGATCCGAGCGGCATGCTGTCTTTGCGATTTTTTCATTTCTCGGTACAACAGAGCCAGCAACTCAAACCCGGCACGCGGCTCGGCTGCTACGGCGAAATTCGACAGGGCTATTACGGCCTGGAAATGATTCATCCGGAATACAAAGTCATCGCCGACGACATCACCGTAACCGAGACCACGCTGACGCCGGTTTATCCTCTGACCGAAGGTTTGACCCAATCCACGCTGCGCAAGGCCGTCAAGCAGGCCTTGGCTTTGTGTCTGCAAGACCCTGAATCGTTGAACGACTGGCTACCCGACTCAATTCGGCAAACTCAAGGCTATCCGTCGCTGAGCGAAGCGGTGCAAACCCTGCATAACCCGCCGCCGGACATCACCAGCGAAACTCTGCAAAATGGCGATCTGCCGGCCCTGAAACGCCTGGCTTTCGAGGAATTCCTCGCCCATCACCTGGCCTTGTTGCTGGGCAAGCACCAATATAAAACCTGGCGCGCACCGGTCTTTATTCTGGATATCGCCGCCAAACGCCAATTCCTGGCTAATCTGCCGTTTCAATTGACCGATGCCCAGCAACGCGTGATCGCCGAAATAGAAACCGATTGCGGCCGCCATCATCCCATGTTGCGCCTGGTGCAGGGCGATGTCGGCTCGGGTAAAACCCTGGTCGCCGCTATCGCGGCTTTAGCCGCGTTGAGCTCCGGCTATCAGGTGGCGCTGATGGCGCCCACCGAATTGCTGGCCGAGCAGCATTACCGGAACTTTAGCCAGTGGTTTGCTCATAGCGATACTCGGATCGTATATCTGACCGGACAATTAAAAGGCAAGGCCCGCCAGACTTGTTTACAAGCACTGGCCGACGGTTCCGCCGGCTTGGTGATAGGCACGCATGCCCTGTTTCAAGACAGCGTCAATTTTCACAACCTGGCCTTGGTGATCATCGACGAGCAGCATCGCTTCGGCGTCCAGCAACGGCTGGCGTTACGGGCCAAGGGCCAAAACCGGGGACTGGTGCCTCATCAACTGGTTATGACCGCCACTCCGATTCCGCGCACGCTGGCCATGTTGCAATATTCAGATCTGGATATTTCGGTGATCGATGAATTGCCGCCGGGCCGCAAACCCGTCACCACCAGCGTGATTCCATCCGAGCGCCGCGACGAAGTGATAGCCCGCATCGAGCATTGGGTGGCGCAACACAAACAGGCCTATTGGGTCTGCACCTTGATCGAGGAATCCGAACAACTGCAATGCGAAGCGGCCGAGAAAACCGCGAGTTATCTGCAACAAGTCCTGCCGAATGTGCGCATCGGCCTGGTGCATGGCCGCATGAAAGCGGCGGACAAGGACCAAGTGATGCAAGCCTTCAAGCAAGGCGAGTGCGATTTGCTGGTGGCCACCACCGTGATAGAAGTCGGGGTCGATGTAGCCAACGCCGGTTTGATGGTGATCGAAAACCCGGAACGCCTGGGACTATCGCAGTTGCACCAGCTGCGCGGCCGGGTGGGACGCGGCAGCCTGGAAAGCTACTGCCTGTTGCTGTATCAATCACCGCTATCGTTGAGCGGTAAACAACGATTGGGGATTTTGCGCGAGAGCAGCGACGGCTTCGTCATCGCCGAAAAAGACCTGGAATTGCGCGGACCCGGCGAAATCATCGGCAACCGTCAAACCGGCCAAATTCAATTCAAGATCGCCGATTTGAGCCGCGACCGCGAGTTGCTGGATCAGGTGCAAACCGCCGCGCAACTGATCTGCCGCCAACATCCGCAAGCGATCGAGCCGCTGGTCCGGCGCTGGACCGGCGGTTCGCTGCAAAATCTGGACGACTTGTTTGCCACCGTTTACAGCCCCTAA
- a CDS encoding RidA family protein, with translation MKKTIISTPLAPKAIGTYSQAIKVDNTVYLSGQIALDPATMEVVGGDISVQIRRVFDNLKAVAQAAGGDFADIVKLNVFLTDLGNFPIVNEIMAEYFSQPYPARAAVGVAALPKGVGVEMDAIMVLREGYY, from the coding sequence ATGAAAAAAACCATCATCTCCACGCCTTTGGCCCCGAAAGCCATCGGCACTTATTCCCAAGCCATCAAGGTCGACAACACGGTTTATTTATCCGGCCAAATCGCCCTGGATCCCGCCACCATGGAAGTAGTCGGCGGCGACATCAGCGTCCAGATTCGCCGGGTGTTCGACAACCTGAAGGCCGTGGCTCAGGCCGCCGGCGGCGATTTTGCCGACATCGTCAAACTGAATGTGTTTCTGACCGACCTTGGCAACTTCCCCATCGTCAACGAAATCATGGCCGAATATTTCAGCCAACCCTACCCTGCCCGCGCCGCCGTCGGCGTGGCGGCTCTGCCCAAGGGCGTGGGTGTCGAAATGGATGCCATCATGGTACTGCGGGAAGGATATTACTGA
- a CDS encoding DUF1175 family protein, whose amino-acid sequence MRIFNFSLVRTLGLFMLLCVTHNQASATPSDDPDILARRGQQKPPQTASEPPTLTLDKPAGGWTSAMQITVAGTCSDPAADPIVVNINGVRYYVRNANGGFSRAFPAAKGKNSVIAECSNSSGVAKASTVVDAVISPIPLKVVLTSDSDGVYTDLHIYEPDKSHVYWADTNSDSGGIFFLNQNGDSFDQAGYGPYLYVHPAPPVGVFRIDANYWPGGAVQHTLANLDIILDEGLPTESRRQIQKPLARPGETKTLAYVAIQGNRQPAKIYVPGQDAERDMPAEIRDYISHEPKREGEDNGEAAGELGYLLPEDESALRQVVTNVALLQARKLSPLWEPKQRDCAGLVRFAYRTALEQRDAKRTAKLGIPAKLNLPPLSEQARQLLPQYPRIWQTGLDNGNPRYGHFADAETLIGYNFRLKSRELASARSGDLLVYQKPLINDEPYHLMLFAAGRAENLAVYHNGAQGDEAQVRVVRVSELLESPDPVWIPRAENPYFLGVYEWNRLRPQNA is encoded by the coding sequence ATGCGGATTTTTAACTTTTCTTTAGTCCGAACGCTCGGCCTGTTTATGCTGCTGTGTGTCACGCACAATCAGGCCTCCGCCACACCCAGCGACGACCCGGACATCCTGGCCCGGCGCGGCCAGCAAAAGCCGCCGCAAACCGCGTCCGAACCGCCGACCTTAACATTGGATAAACCGGCCGGCGGCTGGACCAGCGCGATGCAAATCACGGTGGCGGGCACTTGTTCCGACCCGGCGGCCGATCCGATCGTGGTCAACATCAACGGCGTCCGCTACTACGTGCGTAACGCCAACGGCGGTTTTTCCCGCGCCTTTCCGGCCGCCAAGGGCAAGAATAGCGTGATCGCCGAATGCAGCAACAGCTCCGGTGTCGCCAAGGCCTCCACGGTAGTGGATGCGGTGATTTCACCTATTCCGTTGAAAGTGGTGCTGACCAGCGACAGCGATGGCGTGTATACCGATCTGCATATTTACGAACCGGATAAAAGCCATGTTTATTGGGCAGATACCAACTCGGACAGCGGCGGCATCTTCTTTTTGAATCAAAACGGCGACAGTTTCGATCAGGCCGGCTACGGCCCTTATCTATACGTGCATCCGGCCCCGCCCGTCGGCGTATTCAGGATAGACGCCAACTATTGGCCGGGTGGCGCGGTACAACATACTCTAGCCAACTTGGACATCATCCTCGACGAAGGCCTGCCGACCGAAAGCCGGCGCCAGATACAAAAACCGTTGGCCAGGCCCGGCGAAACCAAGACTTTGGCCTACGTGGCAATCCAGGGCAACCGCCAGCCGGCGAAAATCTATGTGCCCGGCCAGGACGCCGAGCGCGACATGCCGGCCGAAATACGGGATTACATCAGCCACGAACCCAAACGCGAGGGCGAGGATAACGGCGAGGCAGCAGGAGAATTAGGTTACTTGCTACCAGAAGACGAAAGCGCGCTGAGGCAGGTCGTCACCAACGTTGCGCTACTGCAGGCGCGCAAGCTCAGCCCGCTATGGGAACCCAAGCAACGCGATTGCGCGGGCCTGGTGCGTTTTGCTTACCGCACCGCTCTGGAACAACGCGACGCCAAACGCACCGCCAAATTAGGCATCCCGGCCAAGCTGAATCTGCCGCCCTTGTCCGAGCAGGCCCGGCAATTATTGCCCCAGTATCCTCGAATCTGGCAAACCGGCCTGGATAACGGCAATCCGCGCTACGGCCATTTTGCCGATGCGGAAACCCTGATCGGCTACAACTTTCGGCTGAAATCGCGGGAATTGGCGTCGGCCCGTAGCGGCGACCTGCTGGTATACCAAAAACCGCTGATCAACGATGAACCTTATCATTTGATGCTGTTCGCCGCCGGCCGCGCCGAAAATCTGGCCGTTTACCATAACGGCGCCCAGGGCGACGAGGCCCAGGTGCGAGTGGTGCGGGTCAGTGAATTGCTGGAATCGCCCGATCCGGTGTGGATACCCCGCGCCGAAAACCCCTACTTCCTTGGAGTATACGAATGGAACCGCTTACGCCCTCAAAACGCCTGA
- a CDS encoding DUF2339 domain-containing protein, translating to MDDFWGFIVFLLIIVPVALVVMLAVIMSRQNRYRDEIGQALRKIEQSLSENAKLLRELSQRVAAPVAETSRPAVFESHTQSIERVLAEMPAAAIEPAPPTTEFATETLAETMMETAAEPAVVPENSWSQADWQPAEPSRFELAAQKILKEIWNWIIVGEGHRPEGVAMEYAVASNWLLRIGVLILVTGIGFFLKYSIDNGLLGEQARVALTVLAGVGMIIGGVRLVGGKYHLFSQGLLGGGIAVLYFSVFAAHSFYHLIEAYPTFALMILVTACAAVLAIRLDSMLVAIFAIIGGYCTPILLSTGQVNFPGLFSYMLLLGVGILAVNWYKQWHLLNFLGFFFNYLLFFGSMQKYEIGYFWQVLPFLSGFFVLYSTTVFLFCLVSRTKSTLLDLLALIVNAAIFFMTAYDLIEDAYGQIWTAMLTVALAAFYVVHVYYCLARRVADRELLVSFIGLAAFFVTITLPLLLSNQWITVSWSLQALVMLWMAGKLRSAFLRQVAYLLYLIVVVRLCFIDLPGQYGVAMDGDQAFGEFLLSLLERVISFGIPIASLALAYTLIEKPAPASELACEAGNDVPLWLKDNWLLQATLIIVAGMLFVVLQLELYRSFGYLYPPLQLPVLTLVWLAMSMLLLLRYLSGPSAWLLQALRLFLIGVAIKLLLFDLPSWDIDLGQIAYDDSVWTLRYGGAYSFQMALMRLLDFAAIIGFLLFAFRRLASIGEEAGNIRQWLGGAALVLLFAFLSLEINSLLYQYVPGLRSGGVSILWSIFALSLVFAGIKHQVSAFRLTGLALFALVAWKVFFIDLARLEQIYRIVAFIVLGMLALGGAFFYMRYQQTFMGNNADEKTS from the coding sequence GTGGACGATTTTTGGGGTTTTATCGTGTTTTTACTGATTATTGTGCCGGTGGCGCTGGTCGTGATGTTGGCGGTGATCATGTCGCGACAGAATCGCTATCGCGATGAGATAGGGCAGGCGCTACGCAAGATCGAGCAGTCGTTAAGCGAGAACGCTAAATTGCTGCGCGAGTTGTCGCAGCGGGTTGCCGCGCCGGTCGCGGAAACATCGAGGCCGGCGGTATTCGAGTCGCACACACAGTCGATTGAGCGAGTGCTGGCCGAAATGCCGGCTGCCGCTATCGAACCGGCTCCGCCGACTACGGAATTCGCCACGGAAACTTTAGCCGAAACCATGATGGAAACCGCCGCCGAACCGGCAGTAGTGCCCGAAAATTCCTGGAGCCAAGCCGATTGGCAACCCGCCGAACCCAGCCGCTTCGAGCTGGCCGCTCAGAAAATATTGAAGGAAATCTGGAACTGGATCATCGTCGGCGAAGGCCATAGGCCGGAAGGCGTGGCCATGGAATACGCGGTGGCCAGCAACTGGCTGTTGCGGATCGGCGTTTTGATTCTGGTCACCGGCATCGGTTTTTTCCTGAAATATTCGATAGATAACGGTCTGCTCGGCGAGCAGGCCAGGGTGGCGTTGACCGTGCTGGCCGGCGTCGGCATGATCATCGGCGGGGTAAGACTGGTTGGCGGCAAGTATCATCTGTTCAGTCAGGGCTTGCTGGGTGGCGGCATCGCGGTGCTGTATTTCAGCGTGTTTGCCGCCCATAGTTTTTATCATTTAATAGAGGCCTATCCGACCTTTGCCTTGATGATCCTGGTCACCGCCTGCGCCGCCGTATTGGCGATACGCCTGGATTCGATGCTGGTGGCGATATTCGCCATCATCGGCGGCTATTGCACGCCGATATTGCTGTCCACCGGCCAGGTTAATTTCCCCGGTTTGTTCAGCTACATGCTGCTGCTCGGTGTCGGCATCCTGGCGGTCAATTGGTACAAGCAGTGGCATTTGCTGAATTTTCTGGGCTTTTTCTTCAACTACCTGCTGTTTTTCGGTTCGATGCAGAAATACGAAATCGGCTATTTTTGGCAGGTGTTGCCGTTCTTGAGCGGCTTTTTTGTGTTGTATTCGACTACGGTGTTTCTGTTCTGCCTGGTCAGCCGGACTAAATCGACGCTGCTGGATTTGCTGGCGCTGATCGTCAATGCCGCGATTTTCTTCATGACCGCCTACGATTTGATCGAGGATGCGTACGGACAAATCTGGACGGCGATGCTGACCGTGGCGCTGGCGGCGTTTTATGTAGTCCATGTCTATTATTGCCTGGCGCGGCGGGTGGCTGACCGCGAGTTGCTGGTCAGTTTCATCGGTCTGGCGGCGTTTTTCGTCACCATTACCTTGCCGCTGCTGCTGTCGAACCAATGGATCACCGTCAGCTGGTCGTTGCAGGCATTGGTGATGCTATGGATGGCCGGCAAATTGCGCAGCGCGTTTTTACGGCAGGTGGCCTACCTGCTGTACCTGATCGTGGTGGTTCGCTTGTGTTTCATTGATTTGCCCGGACAATACGGCGTGGCGATGGACGGCGATCAGGCGTTCGGCGAATTTTTGCTGAGTTTGCTGGAGCGGGTGATCAGTTTCGGCATTCCGATTGCTTCGCTGGCACTGGCGTACACCTTGATCGAAAAGCCGGCGCCTGCTTCCGAGCTGGCCTGCGAAGCCGGCAACGATGTGCCGTTGTGGCTGAAGGATAACTGGTTGTTGCAGGCGACACTGATCATCGTCGCCGGCATGCTGTTCGTGGTGCTGCAACTGGAGCTTTACCGCAGTTTCGGCTATCTGTATCCGCCGCTGCAACTGCCGGTGTTGACGCTGGTGTGGCTGGCGATGAGTATGCTGTTGTTGCTGCGCTATCTGTCCGGCCCCAGTGCATGGTTGTTGCAAGCCTTGCGGCTATTTTTGATCGGCGTGGCTATCAAGTTGCTGCTGTTTGACCTGCCGTCCTGGGACATCGATTTGGGACAGATAGCTTATGACGATAGCGTCTGGACTTTGCGCTATGGCGGCGCCTATTCCTTCCAGATGGCGCTGATGCGCTTGCTGGATTTTGCGGCGATCATAGGCTTTTTGCTGTTCGCGTTTCGCCGCTTGGCGTCTATCGGCGAAGAGGCAGGCAACATTCGGCAATGGCTGGGCGGCGCGGCCTTGGTGTTGCTGTTCGCCTTCCTCAGCTTGGAGATCAACTCGCTGCTGTATCAATACGTGCCCGGTCTGCGTTCCGGCGGCGTGTCGATTCTGTGGTCGATTTTTGCGTTGAGTCTGGTGTTTGCCGGTATCAAGCACCAAGTTTCGGCCTTCCGCTTGACCGGTCTGGCGCTGTTTGCGCTGGTGGCCTGGAAGGTGTTTTTCATCGATCTGGCACGGCTGGAACAGATTTACCGTATCGTTGCCTTCATCGTGCTGGGTATGCTGGCCCTGGGCGGCGCGTTTTTCTATATGCGCTATCAACAAACTTTTATGGGCAATAATGCCGACGAGAAAACTTCATGA